One Lacunisphaera limnophila DNA window includes the following coding sequences:
- the hisH gene encoding imidazole glycerol phosphate synthase subunit HisH gives MKSPEVTIIDYGVGNLLSVQRGFEHCGATTRITAEASLILAADRVVLPGVGAFGDAMMALEQRGLVAVVKEVVARGIPLLGICLGMQMLLDESEEFGLSTGLGVIPGRVVPVPDRTVAGAAQKIPHIGWNSLVTAPGGGGWGGTVLQDIRAGEATYFVHSFMAVPRDPAHRLADCLYGGHALPAVIRRDRITGCQFHPEKSGPVGLRILRNFIAQ, from the coding sequence ATGAAATCGCCTGAAGTCACGATTATCGATTACGGCGTCGGCAATCTGCTGAGTGTGCAGCGCGGCTTCGAGCATTGCGGGGCGACGACCCGCATAACCGCCGAGGCGAGTCTCATTCTCGCGGCCGACCGGGTGGTCCTGCCCGGAGTGGGAGCCTTTGGCGACGCGATGATGGCGCTGGAGCAGCGTGGGTTGGTGGCCGTGGTCAAGGAGGTGGTCGCGCGGGGTATCCCGCTGCTGGGCATCTGCCTCGGGATGCAGATGCTCTTGGATGAGAGCGAGGAGTTCGGCCTGAGCACGGGGTTGGGGGTGATTCCCGGGCGCGTGGTCCCCGTGCCGGACCGGACGGTGGCGGGCGCAGCGCAAAAGATCCCGCATATTGGCTGGAACTCGCTGGTCACCGCGCCGGGTGGGGGCGGGTGGGGCGGCACCGTGCTGCAGGACATACGCGCCGGGGAAGCGACTTATTTTGTACACTCCTTCATGGCCGTGCCGCGTGATCCCGCGCATCGCTTGGCCGACTGTCTCTACGGCGGGCACGCCCTGCCGGCGGTCATCCGGCGTGATCGGATCACCGGTTGCCAATTTCATCCGGAGAAAAGCGGGCCGGTGGGCTTGAGAATTCTGCGGAATTTCATCGCCCAATGA
- a CDS encoding cytidylyltransferase domain-containing protein, which yields MRILALIPARGGSKRLPGKNLKPLGGKPMIAWSIDAAKDIAEVCDILVSTDDSEIAAVSRQAGAMVPWLRPAELATDTATSVDVALHALDWYEASCGPVGGLLLLQPTSPFRTARTIRQGIELFRQRSAEPVLAVAKPHLHPLWALKRDGDYLRRYLAGDGLETRSQDLPEAFFPTGSLYLIAPAVLRATRSFVGARVVPLLIEAPHEALDVDTEWDFKIAQMVAEELPK from the coding sequence ATGAGGATCCTGGCCTTGATTCCGGCGCGGGGGGGGTCGAAACGCCTGCCGGGAAAAAACCTGAAGCCCCTGGGCGGGAAGCCGATGATTGCCTGGTCGATTGACGCGGCCAAGGACATCGCCGAGGTCTGCGACATCTTAGTTTCCACCGATGATTCCGAAATTGCCGCGGTCAGCCGGCAGGCCGGCGCCATGGTGCCTTGGTTGCGGCCAGCGGAACTGGCAACGGACACGGCCACCTCGGTCGATGTGGCCCTGCACGCGCTGGACTGGTATGAGGCAAGTTGCGGGCCGGTGGGAGGATTGCTGCTGTTGCAGCCGACCTCGCCGTTCCGGACCGCGCGGACGATCCGCCAGGGCATCGAACTTTTCCGGCAGCGATCCGCGGAGCCGGTTTTGGCGGTGGCCAAGCCGCATCTGCACCCGCTCTGGGCGCTAAAAAGGGATGGTGATTATCTCCGGCGGTACTTGGCGGGTGACGGTCTGGAAACCCGGTCGCAGGACCTGCCGGAAGCTTTCTTCCCGACCGGCAGTCTCTATCTCATCGCGCCGGCGGTGCTGCGTGCGACGCGATCCTTTGTTGGCGCGCGGGTGGTGCCCTTGCTGATCGAGGCCCCTCATGAGGCCCTGGATGTCGATACCGAATGGGACTTCAAGATCGCCCAAATGGTGGCCGAGGAACTGCCCAAATGA
- a CDS encoding lipopolysaccharide biosynthesis protein, which yields MIAGSGLLKLLSSAGLYGIANLVGALTPLIVLPVLSRSLSAGDLGRFALYQSALALALPGISMGVHGAVSRQYLNRDTIDFARYVSSLLAISLAAGTGTLVVLWMIGLFAPGVLGGNGVVFQYAVVSAIGLSLLQVFLAIVQMRQKHLLYAAIQCLVTGLLIAASMGAVAVRPDWQSVLRANMAAYGAIGLVVAGILFTQKLAAWRISKEYAVHALRFGAPLVPHLLAASVITMLDRFFIAHFHGVEAVAAYAVAYQVAVALNLACSSFGNAWAPWLMHQLHVRSAGTGARITRYLLVYFAGVVALGGVLWAVSPWIIALVGGDRYSAAYHWMPWLIAGFVFNGVSRALGVIPFYHGRTLALALATVGGAGTSVGLNVVLVPSLGAAGAAVAQCLGFLVTAVLTARLAVSLESLPWVAVIKSTFTRP from the coding sequence ATGATCGCGGGCAGCGGCTTGCTGAAACTGCTCAGCAGTGCGGGCCTTTATGGTATCGCCAACCTGGTGGGCGCACTCACCCCCCTGATCGTGCTGCCCGTGCTCAGCCGTTCGCTGTCGGCCGGCGACCTGGGCCGCTTTGCGCTGTACCAGTCCGCGTTGGCCCTGGCCCTGCCGGGAATTTCCATGGGGGTGCATGGCGCGGTGTCGCGCCAGTATCTCAATCGGGACACGATCGATTTCGCGCGTTATGTCAGCAGCCTGCTGGCCATTTCCCTCGCCGCCGGCACCGGCACGCTTGTGGTGCTCTGGATGATCGGGTTGTTCGCCCCGGGGGTGCTGGGCGGCAACGGGGTGGTTTTCCAGTATGCCGTGGTCTCCGCCATCGGCCTGTCGTTGCTGCAGGTGTTCCTGGCCATTGTGCAGATGAGGCAGAAGCATCTGCTTTACGCGGCGATCCAATGTTTGGTCACCGGCCTGTTGATCGCGGCGAGCATGGGTGCGGTGGCGGTCCGGCCCGACTGGCAATCCGTCCTGCGGGCGAACATGGCGGCCTACGGGGCCATCGGCCTGGTCGTGGCCGGCATCCTCTTCACCCAGAAGCTGGCGGCATGGCGGATTTCGAAAGAATACGCGGTGCACGCCTTGCGCTTCGGGGCGCCCCTCGTGCCGCATCTGCTGGCCGCGTCCGTCATCACCATGCTCGATCGCTTTTTCATCGCCCATTTCCACGGGGTTGAAGCGGTGGCGGCGTACGCCGTGGCCTATCAGGTGGCGGTGGCCTTGAATCTGGCTTGCTCTTCATTTGGCAATGCGTGGGCTCCGTGGCTGATGCACCAGCTACACGTCAGATCGGCCGGCACCGGTGCGAGGATCACCCGCTACCTGCTGGTCTATTTCGCGGGGGTCGTTGCCTTGGGCGGGGTGTTGTGGGCGGTCAGTCCGTGGATCATCGCCCTCGTGGGCGGGGATCGGTACAGCGCCGCGTATCACTGGATGCCGTGGCTCATCGCCGGCTTTGTCTTCAACGGGGTTTCCCGGGCCCTCGGCGTCATTCCCTTCTATCACGGACGCACGCTGGCCCTGGCGCTCGCGACGGTGGGTGGAGCCGGGACAAGCGTGGGCCTGAATGTGGTGCTGGTGCCCTCCCTGGGTGCGGCCGGCGCCGCGGTCGCCCAATGCCTGGGTTTTCTCGTCACGGCGGTGCTGACGGCCCGCCTGGCCGTGAGCCTGGAAAGTTTGCCGTGGGTCGCGGTGATCAAGTCAACCTTCACCCGCCCCTAG
- a CDS encoding O-antigen ligase family protein → MYRYLAALSGILLALPFSFPAPPAYLLALLVFLCAVALQPDTRIHAPVIAVVFGLIATALLSNVEAVLAGRADPVRALYTSGYFILFLYGYYARRVQVLLRYYAYAVTLISLAIVGAFVASEAYRYGTLLFVVPTMRLWGAEFFPDWPNFFALELLLGVYLNWFWRRQVGSTAVCVVGAVLTTSRFVWLALAIMALIELLRRRAVVFYFLPFVIAAYGVAVAAPHYLPAAVQERLQVVSDRTEIASSVFRLFAQAPLLGNGSVLLDASVGHMGFESFHNSYFDVLVRHGLVGLFFLVLLLCPWRVRWRHLRHGACLPVLGLFVIGACFQNFLKHPHLFMLLALIISRPDATLPRRVARKKPKPRPEGEPLPAGYPDLATSGRGHG, encoded by the coding sequence ATGTACCGGTACCTGGCTGCACTCAGCGGAATCCTGCTCGCGCTGCCGTTTAGTTTCCCGGCCCCGCCGGCGTATCTGCTGGCGCTCCTGGTCTTTCTTTGCGCGGTCGCCCTGCAGCCTGACACCCGGATACATGCTCCCGTCATTGCGGTCGTTTTCGGGCTGATTGCGACCGCGCTCCTGTCGAATGTGGAGGCGGTCCTGGCCGGACGCGCGGATCCGGTTCGCGCGCTTTACACGTCGGGTTATTTCATCCTGTTTCTCTACGGCTATTACGCCCGCCGGGTCCAGGTGCTGCTGCGGTATTACGCCTACGCGGTAACTCTGATCTCGCTCGCCATTGTCGGAGCATTTGTTGCCTCCGAGGCCTATCGGTATGGGACGTTGCTGTTCGTGGTGCCCACGATGCGGCTTTGGGGGGCGGAATTTTTCCCGGACTGGCCCAACTTCTTTGCTCTGGAACTGCTCCTGGGGGTTTACCTCAACTGGTTTTGGCGCCGACAGGTGGGGAGTACGGCGGTTTGCGTGGTGGGCGCGGTTTTGACCACGTCGCGTTTTGTGTGGCTGGCCCTGGCAATCATGGCGCTCATCGAGTTGCTGCGCCGGCGGGCCGTGGTTTTCTATTTCCTTCCTTTCGTCATCGCGGCGTACGGGGTGGCGGTCGCCGCCCCCCACTATCTGCCCGCCGCGGTGCAGGAGCGCTTGCAGGTGGTTTCTGACCGTACGGAAATCGCCTCGTCGGTGTTCCGGCTCTTTGCCCAAGCTCCCCTGCTGGGCAACGGCAGCGTGTTGCTGGATGCTTCAGTGGGGCACATGGGTTTCGAGTCATTTCACAACAGCTATTTCGACGTGCTGGTGAGGCACGGCTTGGTTGGATTGTTCTTCCTGGTCCTGCTGCTCTGCCCGTGGCGCGTCCGGTGGCGACACCTTCGCCATGGGGCCTGCCTGCCGGTGTTGGGTTTGTTTGTGATCGGGGCGTGCTTCCAGAATTTCCTGAAACACCCCCACCTGTTCATGTTGCTGGCGCTCATCATCAGCCGGCCGGATGCCACGCTGCCCCGTCGGGTCGCCCGGAAAAAACCCAAGCCACGGCCGGAAGGCGAGCCCCTGCCCGCCGGTTACCCTGACCTGGCAACAAGCGGGCGTGGCCATGGGTGA
- a CDS encoding acyltransferase encodes MKTLLIRLYTWFQLTFCHRFAAVGKQPRIGPRVYVAPDSVRLGDYCFVGHGGYLAGAIEIGHFVMLAGQVAIVGGDHRIDRPTVPMIFSGREAPRRTIIEDDVWIGHGATVMSGIRIGEGSVIAAGAVVTKDVAPYSIMAGVPARFIRARFDPAAQTQHADRLRQYRLDGLRPAAWQGAPTLKNLLKE; translated from the coding sequence ATGAAAACCCTGCTCATCCGCCTCTACACTTGGTTTCAGCTGACCTTCTGCCACCGTTTTGCGGCCGTCGGCAAACAGCCCCGCATCGGGCCGCGCGTCTATGTGGCGCCGGACTCGGTCAGGCTGGGCGATTATTGCTTCGTGGGTCATGGCGGCTACCTGGCCGGGGCGATTGAAATCGGCCACTTCGTGATGCTGGCCGGACAGGTCGCGATTGTTGGGGGCGATCACCGGATTGATCGACCCACCGTGCCGATGATTTTCTCCGGACGCGAGGCGCCCCGGCGCACCATCATCGAGGATGATGTGTGGATCGGCCACGGGGCCACGGTGATGAGCGGGATCCGGATCGGGGAGGGATCTGTCATCGCCGCGGGCGCGGTGGTGACCAAGGATGTGGCCCCGTACTCGATCATGGCAGGGGTGCCGGCCCGGTTCATCCGGGCCCGTTTTGATCCGGCCGCGCAGACACAACATGCGGATCGTTTGCGCCAGTATCGGCTTGATGGGCTCCGCCCCGCTGCATGGCAGGGGGCGCCGACGCTGAAAAACCTACTGAAGGAGTAA
- a CDS encoding polysaccharide biosynthesis protein has translation MFEKHVLLITGGTGSFGNAVLRRFIETNVAEIRVFSRDEKKQDDMRHQYGSKKVKFYIGDVRERTSLDDAMEGVDYLFHAAALKQVPSCEFYPMEAVRTNVNGTDNVLRAAVDHGVKKVVVLSTDKAAYPINAMGISKAMMEKVTAAASRVASARGATICLTRYGNVMASRGSVIPLFLDQIARGQPMSITDPEMTRFMMTLDDAVDLVIHAFTQARPGDLFVQKAPAATIGTLAQALKELLGATNPIRVIGTRHGEKLYETLLTREERANAEDQGGYFRVASDNRDLNYNLYFSEGDRRVQAQEDYHSHNAERLDVAGMKALLLKLPEVRAAIAARQAGGA, from the coding sequence ATGTTTGAAAAACATGTACTCCTGATCACCGGCGGGACCGGATCCTTCGGCAATGCGGTTTTGCGCCGGTTCATCGAGACCAACGTGGCTGAAATCCGGGTGTTTTCCCGCGATGAGAAAAAACAGGACGACATGCGGCACCAGTACGGGTCGAAAAAGGTTAAGTTTTATATCGGTGATGTCCGCGAGCGAACGAGCCTGGACGATGCGATGGAAGGCGTGGACTACCTCTTTCACGCCGCTGCCCTGAAACAGGTGCCGTCGTGCGAGTTTTATCCGATGGAGGCCGTGCGCACCAACGTCAACGGGACCGACAACGTACTGCGTGCCGCGGTGGACCATGGGGTAAAAAAGGTCGTGGTCCTGAGCACCGACAAGGCCGCGTATCCGATCAACGCGATGGGCATCTCCAAGGCGATGATGGAAAAGGTGACCGCGGCCGCCTCCCGGGTGGCCAGCGCGCGGGGCGCCACCATCTGCCTGACCAGGTACGGCAACGTCATGGCCTCGCGCGGGTCCGTGATCCCGTTGTTTCTCGACCAGATTGCCCGGGGGCAACCGATGTCGATCACCGACCCGGAGATGACACGCTTCATGATGACCCTGGACGATGCCGTCGACCTGGTCATCCATGCGTTCACCCAGGCGCGTCCCGGCGATCTCTTCGTGCAGAAGGCGCCGGCGGCGACCATCGGCACGCTGGCGCAGGCGCTGAAGGAGCTGCTGGGCGCGACCAACCCCATCAGGGTGATCGGCACCCGGCATGGCGAGAAGCTGTACGAAACGCTGCTGACCCGGGAGGAACGCGCCAACGCGGAGGACCAAGGCGGTTATTTCCGCGTCGCCTCGGACAATCGGGATCTCAACTACAACCTCTATTTCTCGGAGGGCGACCGGCGGGTGCAGGCGCAGGAAGACTATCATTCGCACAACGCCGAACGTCTCGATGTCGCCGGCATGAAGGCCCTGCTGCTCAAGCTGCCCGAGGTGCGCGCGGCCATCGCGGCGCGCCAGGCCGGTGGCGCCTGA
- a CDS encoding NAD-dependent epimerase/dehydratase family protein, which translates to MKTVLVTGAQGFLGKHLVEALRRNPDTEVLEFHRGMELAALADVLPRVSVIHHLAGVNRPADPGDFATGNHGLTAELCRLLTSLKHRPLIVYASTIQALLDNPYGRSKRQAEVELERWAADEGGRAVVFRLPNVFGKWCRPNYNSAVATFCHNIARDLPITISDRARELELVYVDDVVAAFLGAQSQAIAPGQHAAGSVPRTFRVTLGRIADALQAFRAMRSTLVVPRMDDEFDRRLYATYLSYLEQDDFAYGLLPRSDQRGTLAEFVKQGGFGQIFVSRTLPGVTRGNHYHHTKTEKFLVLEGDAIVRFRSLLGGGVIEYPVHGRDLRVVDIPPGYTHSIENVGRTELITLFWASEVFDPAAPDTIACNVLTPSSP; encoded by the coding sequence GTGAAAACCGTCCTCGTCACCGGTGCGCAGGGATTCCTGGGCAAACATCTGGTTGAGGCCTTGCGGCGCAATCCCGACACGGAGGTGCTTGAGTTTCACCGGGGGATGGAGCTGGCCGCGCTGGCGGACGTGCTGCCGCGGGTCTCGGTCATCCATCATCTGGCGGGCGTGAACCGCCCGGCGGATCCGGGGGATTTCGCCACCGGCAACCACGGTCTGACGGCGGAGCTGTGTCGCCTGCTCACCAGCCTGAAGCACCGCCCGCTCATTGTTTACGCTTCCACCATCCAGGCCTTGCTGGACAACCCCTATGGGCGCAGCAAGCGGCAGGCGGAGGTGGAACTGGAGCGCTGGGCGGCCGACGAGGGCGGCCGGGCGGTTGTTTTTCGTCTGCCGAACGTCTTTGGCAAATGGTGCCGGCCGAACTACAATTCCGCGGTGGCCACCTTCTGCCACAACATCGCGCGGGATCTGCCGATCACCATCAGCGACCGGGCCCGTGAGCTCGAACTGGTGTATGTGGACGACGTGGTGGCGGCTTTCCTCGGGGCCCAGAGCCAGGCCATCGCACCCGGGCAGCATGCCGCCGGCTCGGTCCCGCGCACTTTCCGGGTCACCCTCGGCCGCATCGCGGATGCGCTGCAGGCCTTCCGCGCCATGCGCAGCACGCTGGTGGTACCCCGCATGGATGACGAATTTGACCGCCGCCTGTACGCGACCTATCTCAGTTACTTGGAGCAGGACGATTTTGCCTACGGCTTGCTGCCGCGCAGCGATCAGCGCGGCACGCTGGCTGAATTCGTCAAACAAGGCGGATTCGGGCAGATATTCGTCTCCCGCACCTTGCCCGGGGTCACCCGCGGCAACCACTACCACCACACGAAAACCGAGAAGTTTCTCGTCCTGGAAGGGGACGCCATCGTGCGCTTCCGGTCGCTGCTGGGAGGCGGCGTGATCGAGTATCCGGTCCATGGCCGGGACCTGCGGGTGGTGGACATACCCCCGGGGTACACCCATTCGATCGAGAATGTCGGCCGGACCGAACTGATCACCCTTTTCTGGGCCAGCGAGGTGTTTGATCCGGCCGCGCCCGACACCATTGCCTGCAACGTCCTGACCCCCTCCTCCCCATGA